A single genomic interval of Mucilaginibacter robiniae harbors:
- a CDS encoding helix-turn-helix domain-containing protein: protein MKIYIKNMVCHRCKLAVEAELQQSGYHPTQVELGEATITEDLSTEQLATLDTRLKRMGFELIDDRKSRLVEKIKNLIVQLVHHQTEPLTINLSSYLADQLHYEYNYLSNLFSDTEGITIEKYYISQKMEKVKELLIYNELTLSEIAYQMGYSSVAYLSSQFKKETGLTPSHFKAIKENKRRNIEEL from the coding sequence ATGAAAATTTATATCAAGAATATGGTGTGCCATCGTTGCAAGTTGGCTGTAGAGGCTGAATTGCAGCAAAGTGGCTACCATCCTACCCAAGTTGAATTAGGTGAAGCTACAATTACGGAAGATTTATCGACCGAACAGTTAGCCACGTTGGATACCCGGCTGAAACGCATGGGTTTTGAATTGATTGATGACCGGAAGAGCCGTCTGGTAGAAAAAATCAAGAACCTGATTGTTCAATTAGTTCATCATCAGACGGAGCCCTTAACTATCAATTTATCCAGCTACCTGGCCGATCAGCTACACTATGAGTATAATTATTTAAGTAACTTGTTTTCGGATACGGAAGGTATAACCATCGAAAAGTACTACATCAGCCAGAAAATGGAAAAGGTGAAAGAACTACTGATTTATAATGAACTTACGCTGAGTGAGATTGCTTACCAGATGGGGTATAGCAGTGTGGCTTACCTCTCCAGCCAGTTTAAAAAAGAAACCGGCCTTACGCCCAGCCACTTTAAAGCCATTAAGGAGAACAAGCGCCGTAATATTGAAGAACTGTAA
- a CDS encoding cation:proton antiporter domain-containing protein, translating to MIFSYLFDLIAGKTKIPSVLLLLCLGVVVRQMVDYFGSKVFNFSPLLPTLGTLGLILIVFEGALELKYSPAKNAVIRKSFFSAFFILLCTTLSISWLLYELSGSSYYQCFINAIPFCVVSSAIAIPSAASINREKREFIIYESSFSDILTVILFNFILSNPHINVGSFAKLGAELGVILTFAIGACLFLLYLIGRITHHVKFFLIIALLVFVYAVGQLYHLSALIIVLSLGLFFNNADQIRLPWFRKYFLYPKLAVDLKQLLQLSAESAFLMRTFFFAIFGFTMAIEQLEKWSVLIIGGLILLVIYLIRFLYIKLVSKTDLMPELVIVPRGLISVLLYYNLPQNLRIPGVETGLLFLVILGTSIIMSLGLFVSNRRVTTSQEFGDL from the coding sequence GTGATATTTTCGTATTTGTTTGATTTAATTGCAGGCAAAACCAAGATACCATCCGTACTGCTACTGCTTTGCTTGGGCGTGGTAGTAAGGCAAATGGTTGATTATTTTGGCAGTAAAGTTTTCAACTTTTCGCCGTTGTTGCCCACGCTAGGCACGTTGGGCTTAATCCTGATTGTATTTGAAGGTGCACTGGAACTAAAATACTCGCCGGCTAAAAACGCGGTTATCCGCAAGTCGTTTTTTTCGGCCTTTTTCATTCTCCTTTGCACTACCTTAAGCATATCCTGGCTGTTGTATGAATTAAGCGGCAGCAGTTATTATCAGTGCTTTATCAATGCCATCCCTTTTTGTGTGGTCAGTTCAGCTATTGCCATACCATCAGCTGCCAGCATTAACCGGGAAAAGCGGGAATTCATTATTTATGAATCCTCGTTTTCTGATATACTGACAGTAATTCTGTTCAATTTCATTCTCAGTAATCCGCATATCAACGTAGGCTCATTTGCCAAGTTAGGAGCTGAATTGGGCGTCATCCTTACTTTTGCCATAGGGGCCTGCTTGTTTTTACTTTACTTAATTGGCCGCATTACCCACCATGTTAAGTTTTTCTTAATTATAGCTTTACTGGTTTTCGTGTACGCGGTTGGGCAGCTATATCATTTATCGGCTCTGATTATTGTATTATCATTAGGGTTGTTTTTCAACAATGCCGATCAGATACGATTACCCTGGTTTCGTAAATACTTTTTATACCCTAAACTGGCTGTCGATTTAAAACAGCTGCTGCAATTGTCGGCCGAAAGCGCTTTTCTAATGCGCACATTCTTCTTCGCTATTTTTGGCTTTACTATGGCTATCGAACAACTGGAGAAATGGTCGGTACTCATTATTGGTGGCTTGATTTTGCTGGTTATTTACCTGATCCGTTTCTTGTACATCAAGCTTGTATCTAAAACTGACCTGATGCCCGAACTGGTTATTGTACCACGTGGCTTAATCAGCGTATTGCTATACTACAATCTCCCTCAAAACCTGCGTATACCAGGTGTGGAAACAGGCTTGCTCTTCTTGGTTATTCTGGGTACCAGTATTATCATGAGCTTGGGCTTATTTGTATCTAACCGCCGGGTAACCACCAGCCAGGAGTTTGGCGATTTGTAA
- a CDS encoding DUF481 domain-containing protein, with translation MYKYFTVFIFLFFAKAALAQFNDTTHYHLLLNPSGTINRARDANSYLLNNVFKFDVKRKDVALNYSTNWVYGKANSALSNNDFSTVLDVNLYKAIPHAYYWGLANYNTSYSLKIYNQLLAGGGIAYSILDKPNGYLNISDGILYDLSDIQQNDTTRSTYHTYRNSLRLQFHFLINNIITLDSGNFLQNSLKKGNDYIIRSNFSVGLKLRKWLSINGALNYNKETRTQSETLLVTYGLQLERYF, from the coding sequence ATGTATAAATATTTTACTGTTTTTATTTTCTTGTTTTTTGCCAAAGCTGCTTTGGCCCAATTTAATGATACTACTCATTATCATTTACTTTTGAATCCCAGCGGCACCATCAACCGCGCACGTGATGCCAATTCATACTTACTGAACAACGTTTTTAAGTTTGATGTGAAAAGAAAAGATGTGGCCTTAAATTATAGCACCAATTGGGTATATGGCAAAGCCAATAGTGCATTATCAAACAATGATTTTTCGACGGTGTTGGATGTGAATTTGTACAAAGCTATACCACATGCTTATTACTGGGGATTGGCCAACTATAATACCAGCTATTCGCTCAAAATTTATAACCAGTTACTGGCTGGTGGCGGTATTGCCTATAGTATTCTGGATAAGCCTAATGGATACCTGAACATTAGCGATGGTATTTTGTACGATTTAAGTGATATACAACAAAATGATACTACTCGCAGTACTTACCACACCTACAGAAACTCGTTGCGGTTACAGTTCCACTTTTTAATCAATAATATCATTACGCTGGATAGTGGCAACTTCCTGCAAAACTCGCTCAAAAAGGGGAATGATTATATTATTCGTTCTAATTTTAGTGTAGGGCTGAAATTGCGCAAATGGCTGTCTATTAATGGAGCTCTAAACTATAATAAAGAAACCCGTACGCAAAGCGAAACCTTGCTGGTAACTTACGGCTTACAGTTAGAACGCTATTTTTAG
- a CDS encoding glycosyltransferase family 39 protein, whose translation MYNPSQKAYYNSKIILLLLVALKLFLNFLAAPHYGFHRDELLHLALGDHLGWGYMEVPPVVGWLARITTAVFGSSLVAARVFPAIASALMLWFTGLLTIELGGGRFAVLLAGLCMLFSPGMVASCYLFQPVVFDQLWWLLATWALVKYVNTNQVNYLYGLGLIVGIGLLTKYTMAFFAGALLVGFVLTPQRKLLTVKPIIITILIASVIFLPNIIWQYEHHWPVVAHMDKLQRYQLDYVKPSDFILQQLLLHGLFGLVWIIGLGFLLFSKKLRPYQFAGLAYLLVFAFLLFKHGKAYYLLAGYPMLFAAGGCGIAWLVHNYTWRIVLAAVCLIPNLLLLPLVLPILPIRQTLSLFRYNHQHLPLLDFTITWEDQKPHALTQDYADMYGWDEMAAKVSATYHSLTPEQQRHTLVYADTYGEAGALHQYRHQYHLPDVICMNSSFALWAPESLKADYIIYVSDDNDISDLNSLVESYRRVGIIDNPLAREKGVGIFLIAHPKPALTPLYQKNLRKNRLE comes from the coding sequence ATGTACAACCCATCACAAAAGGCATATTACAATTCGAAGATTATATTACTACTATTAGTAGCATTAAAGCTATTCTTGAATTTTCTGGCGGCTCCACATTATGGCTTTCATCGGGATGAGTTGTTACACTTGGCTTTGGGCGATCATTTAGGATGGGGCTACATGGAAGTGCCGCCTGTAGTGGGTTGGCTGGCACGAATAACTACAGCGGTATTTGGTAGTTCATTAGTAGCTGCCCGGGTGTTTCCGGCTATTGCTAGTGCGCTTATGCTATGGTTTACCGGCTTACTGACTATCGAATTAGGTGGCGGTCGCTTTGCTGTTTTGCTGGCGGGCTTATGCATGTTGTTTTCGCCGGGTATGGTGGCTAGCTGCTATTTATTTCAACCCGTAGTTTTTGATCAGTTATGGTGGCTGTTGGCTACGTGGGCGTTAGTAAAATATGTAAATACCAATCAGGTAAATTATTTGTACGGGCTGGGTTTGATTGTAGGCATAGGACTGCTTACTAAATATACCATGGCCTTTTTTGCTGGTGCCTTATTAGTAGGTTTTGTACTTACTCCACAACGGAAGCTGCTAACCGTAAAGCCAATAATCATTACTATTTTAATAGCTTCTGTTATTTTTCTACCGAACATCATCTGGCAATATGAACACCATTGGCCGGTGGTTGCACACATGGATAAACTCCAACGCTATCAGCTGGACTATGTAAAACCTAGTGATTTTATTCTGCAGCAACTCTTATTGCATGGCTTGTTTGGCTTGGTATGGATAATTGGTTTAGGCTTTTTATTGTTTAGTAAAAAGCTTCGGCCATATCAGTTTGCTGGATTGGCGTACCTGCTGGTATTTGCCTTTTTATTATTCAAGCATGGCAAAGCTTATTATCTGTTAGCCGGCTATCCTATGTTGTTTGCTGCTGGTGGGTGTGGTATAGCATGGCTTGTGCATAATTACACTTGGCGTATTGTGTTGGCAGCAGTATGTTTAATACCTAATTTACTGCTGTTGCCGTTAGTATTACCAATTTTACCAATCAGGCAGACCTTAAGCTTATTCAGGTATAATCATCAGCACTTACCTTTGCTGGATTTTACCATTACTTGGGAAGACCAGAAGCCACACGCCCTTACGCAAGATTATGCGGATATGTACGGGTGGGATGAAATGGCTGCTAAAGTATCGGCTACTTACCATAGCCTTACACCCGAGCAGCAAAGGCATACGCTGGTTTATGCTGACACTTATGGCGAGGCGGGTGCCTTGCATCAATACCGTCACCAATACCATCTGCCTGATGTAATTTGCATGAACAGCAGCTTTGCATTATGGGCACCCGAAAGCTTGAAGGCAGATTATATTATTTACGTGAGTGATGACAATGATATTAGCGATTTAAATTCGTTGGTAGAAAGTTACCGTCGGGTAGGCATAATTGATAACCCGCTTGCTCGTGAAAAAGGAGTAGGGATATTCTTGATTGCGCATCCTAAACCTGCTTTGACACCATTGTACCAAAAAAACCTGCGCAAAAACCGCTTAGAATAG
- a CDS encoding NADH:flavin oxidoreductase/NADH oxidase produces MSNLFSPLKIKNIELKNRIVVSPMCEYSSTDGFANDWHLVHLGSMARGGAGLLITEATAVSPEGRITFADLGIWKNEQIEKLKQIVDFIEGQGAVAGIQLAHAGRKASHAQPWNERGKQIPSNDENGWITVAPSAIPFTGGEEAPVALDKAGIEKIKDDFKAATIRSVQAGFKVAELHAAHGYLFHQFLSLMSNQRTDEYGGSFENRIRLLLEVLETVQQVWPKEYPLFVRISATDWTEGGWTPEESVKLSAVLKDKGVDLIDCSTGGNVPHANIPVGPGYQVQFAEQIRKETGIMTGAVGMITEARQADAIIQSGQADLVIIAREFLRDPHFPLRAAHELGQEVDWPVQYERAKWH; encoded by the coding sequence ATGAGTAATCTGTTTTCTCCTCTGAAAATCAAAAATATAGAACTTAAAAATCGCATTGTGGTATCACCCATGTGCGAGTATTCCAGCACTGATGGTTTTGCTAACGACTGGCATCTGGTGCATTTGGGCAGCATGGCTCGTGGCGGTGCCGGTTTGCTGATTACCGAAGCTACTGCCGTATCACCCGAAGGTCGTATTACCTTTGCTGATTTGGGTATCTGGAAAAATGAACAAATTGAAAAGTTAAAGCAAATAGTTGATTTTATAGAAGGACAGGGAGCTGTAGCCGGCATACAGCTGGCTCATGCCGGCCGCAAAGCCAGCCATGCACAACCCTGGAACGAACGCGGTAAGCAAATACCATCCAACGATGAGAATGGCTGGATTACCGTAGCACCCAGTGCTATTCCTTTTACCGGAGGTGAGGAAGCACCGGTGGCTTTAGATAAAGCCGGCATTGAAAAGATAAAGGATGATTTTAAAGCGGCTACCATTCGGTCGGTACAAGCGGGTTTCAAGGTAGCAGAACTGCATGCGGCTCATGGCTATCTGTTTCACCAGTTTTTATCGCTCATGAGCAACCAGCGTACAGATGAGTATGGTGGTTCGTTTGAGAACCGTATCCGGTTGTTACTGGAAGTGCTGGAAACCGTACAGCAGGTTTGGCCGAAAGAGTACCCGTTGTTTGTACGTATATCTGCCACCGATTGGACGGAAGGCGGATGGACGCCTGAAGAATCGGTAAAATTATCGGCTGTTTTAAAGGATAAAGGTGTGGATTTGATAGATTGTTCAACCGGAGGTAACGTGCCACATGCTAACATACCGGTTGGCCCCGGCTATCAGGTACAATTTGCGGAACAAATACGCAAAGAAACTGGTATAATGACCGGTGCTGTAGGTATGATTACTGAAGCCCGCCAGGCAGATGCCATTATACAAAGCGGACAGGCAGATTTGGTAATTATTGCCCGTGAGTTTTTGCGCGATCCGCATTTCCCGTTGCGTGCTGCGCATGAACTGGGGCAGGAGGTAGATTGGCCCGTGCAATATGAACGTGCGAAATGGCATTAA
- a CDS encoding carboxypeptidase-like regulatory domain-containing protein, with translation MKEIIFSLLIIVTCLYSCSKKEKSIIPTSTTSTTGTSGATTNTGSVSGMISPIRAVKTITVLFLKTGTTYSCTADTVTGAFSLANLPEGNYKIDFSTDPHYNGLASVNTVVTAGRNTDVGKFTTKEANFYLSYEINGTFEGWLFKGYYSSTLFNIGPLSIGTYPEDMRTAYYPSITLDGLTGPGTYTCKGASKSKITYSGYRLGNGFRISYQSTEYAGGEGTVVITSIDPNNRTIKGTFTATLTSASGNAADSKTIKNGLINATY, from the coding sequence ATGAAAGAAATAATTTTTTCACTGCTCATCATTGTTACATGTTTGTACAGTTGCTCTAAAAAAGAGAAATCAATTATTCCCACCAGTACAACAAGTACTACCGGTACATCAGGTGCCACTACCAATACCGGCAGCGTAAGCGGTATGATCTCTCCAATCAGAGCAGTAAAAACGATCACCGTTTTATTTTTGAAAACAGGCACAACATACTCATGCACTGCAGATACGGTTACCGGTGCATTTAGCTTGGCCAATCTTCCTGAAGGGAATTACAAGATAGATTTTTCAACCGACCCACATTATAATGGCCTAGCTTCCGTAAACACTGTTGTTACAGCTGGAAGAAATACGGATGTAGGTAAATTTACAACCAAGGAAGCCAATTTCTACTTATCTTACGAGATCAATGGAACCTTTGAAGGTTGGCTTTTCAAAGGTTATTATTCATCCACCCTTTTCAATATCGGTCCGTTGTCTATCGGTACTTATCCTGAAGATATGCGTACAGCTTATTATCCTTCCATCACCTTGGATGGTTTAACCGGGCCCGGTACTTACACCTGCAAAGGAGCATCAAAATCAAAAATCACGTATTCAGGCTACAGGTTAGGAAATGGGTTCCGCATAAGCTATCAAAGTACAGAGTATGCCGGAGGAGAAGGCACTGTGGTTATTACCTCTATAGACCCTAATAACCGAACCATTAAAGGGACGTTTACGGCTACGCTTACATCAGCCTCCGGTAATGCAGCCGATAGTAAAACAATTAAGAATGGCCTAATCAATGCTACATATTGA
- a CDS encoding IPT/TIG domain-containing protein, translated as MPNLALNKKITLALIYLTIVLILGCKKNDRQSDEQPKAIPVISNFEYNNGKYFHSGSLIADTVGKPNTFIFVNGHNFSQNFKDSKVLFNDVVAQALAGDSTYIMIAVPDQANWGPNTITIVTNDQKVVYSKKLVVVPPDPTIISLMTEGGMRNAKIGIHGSDFSPTLTKTTVTINGIPAALDSVSLTDIYLTIPPNASTGKLVVTTHGKTLTYKNDFTIIPQTFAVIGKIPSMENLVVDASDNIFGTQYNKLTKIAPNGTYSAIASIGTDPVSVYNRSNTWFTGCVMDAGGNFYLSSPFDAEGRYIISQYSNKIYKVTPEGTVSVFAGDTKGFADGQGINALFQRPMGLEIDITTGTLYVNDAGTALRKITPSGLVSTLTGVKIGPDQSYYIADEMASNPITGDVYYINSRSGVITKITPSGVITSFDMPVLPGASSKALNPNSYIMSVITAADASGAIYISVGYGVYSTIYKIKDGVISNSYLNPSRQYITGMTIDKNGYMILSTQITGGSVYYLDSDAVYKVKL; from the coding sequence ATGCCCAACCTTGCATTGAATAAAAAAATCACATTAGCATTAATATATCTTACAATAGTGTTGATTCTAGGGTGTAAAAAAAACGACAGACAATCTGACGAGCAACCCAAAGCCATTCCTGTTATCTCAAACTTTGAATATAATAATGGAAAATATTTCCACAGTGGCAGCCTTATCGCCGATACTGTTGGGAAGCCCAACACGTTTATATTTGTCAATGGCCATAACTTCAGTCAAAACTTCAAGGATAGTAAGGTGCTTTTTAATGATGTAGTTGCGCAGGCACTTGCAGGAGACTCAACCTACATCATGATTGCAGTTCCAGATCAAGCGAATTGGGGCCCAAACACTATTACTATCGTGACTAATGATCAAAAAGTTGTTTATTCAAAAAAACTAGTAGTTGTACCGCCTGATCCAACAATAATCAGCCTAATGACGGAAGGCGGTATGCGTAATGCCAAAATCGGTATTCACGGCAGTGATTTCAGCCCTACACTTACTAAAACTACCGTTACGATTAATGGTATACCGGCAGCTCTGGATTCGGTAAGTCTAACAGATATATACCTTACCATACCGCCAAATGCTTCCACCGGTAAGCTGGTTGTAACAACGCACGGTAAGACGCTAACTTACAAAAATGATTTCACGATTATTCCACAAACATTTGCTGTGATCGGGAAAATACCATCTATGGAAAACCTGGTTGTAGATGCATCCGACAATATTTTTGGCACTCAATATAATAAGCTTACTAAAATAGCCCCAAATGGCACCTACAGCGCAATTGCGTCAATAGGTACTGATCCTGTATCTGTATACAATAGAAGTAATACTTGGTTTACCGGCTGTGTAATGGACGCAGGAGGCAATTTTTACCTCTCATCTCCTTTCGATGCTGAGGGAAGGTATATTATATCACAGTATAGCAATAAAATATATAAAGTAACACCTGAAGGCACGGTAAGCGTTTTTGCAGGTGATACAAAAGGATTTGCCGACGGACAAGGAATCAACGCACTATTCCAAAGACCTATGGGACTTGAAATAGACATAACCACCGGTACATTATATGTTAACGATGCCGGGACTGCCCTCAGGAAAATTACACCATCAGGTTTAGTGAGTACTCTTACCGGAGTGAAGATTGGTCCCGATCAATCCTATTATATAGCGGATGAAATGGCATCTAATCCTATAACCGGAGACGTTTATTACATAAATAGCAGAAGCGGCGTTATTACGAAAATAACACCGAGTGGAGTGATAACCTCATTTGATATGCCTGTTTTACCTGGCGCTTCCAGTAAGGCACTCAATCCAAATAGTTATATCATGTCCGTGATCACCGCGGCTGATGCGTCGGGCGCTATTTATATCTCGGTAGGCTACGGGGTTTATAGTACTATCTATAAAATTAAGGATGGCGTAATTTCAAACAGTTATTTAAATCCATCTCGTCAATATATCACTGGAATGACCATTGATAAAAATGGCTACATGATTTTAAGTACGCAAATAACGGGAGGTTCCGTTTATTATTTGGATTCCGATGCGGTATATAAAGTCAAACTCTAA
- a CDS encoding dienelactone hydrolase family protein — MTFTKNMNNENYLDLNVADGSNMAAYVAKPENLSTDTPAIIVLQEAFGVNHHIRNVADRFAREGYLVIAPELFHRTAPKGFEGSYTDFPAVMPHMQALTIEGLTADLQAAYQWIMQQPVNQQAVFSIGYCLGGRVSFLANAVLPVKAAVSYYGGGLEKLTEQATQLHGKHLFIWGGLDQHIKPENIATIIKAVEDAGKDYVNTTFSYADHGFNCDERASYNEAASKEAWTLTLAFLKNS, encoded by the coding sequence ATGACATTCACCAAGAACATGAACAACGAAAACTACCTTGATTTGAACGTTGCCGATGGCAGCAATATGGCAGCCTACGTAGCCAAACCTGAAAACCTGAGCACCGATACGCCTGCCATTATTGTATTACAAGAAGCTTTTGGCGTTAATCATCATATACGCAATGTTGCCGACCGCTTTGCCCGTGAAGGTTATTTGGTTATTGCGCCCGAACTTTTTCATCGTACAGCACCTAAAGGTTTTGAGGGCAGCTACACGGATTTTCCGGCAGTAATGCCCCACATGCAGGCTTTAACTATTGAAGGTTTAACTGCCGATTTGCAAGCAGCCTACCAATGGATTATGCAACAGCCGGTTAATCAGCAAGCGGTTTTTAGCATAGGTTATTGCCTGGGAGGCCGGGTGTCCTTTTTGGCCAATGCCGTGCTACCGGTTAAAGCAGCTGTATCCTATTACGGTGGCGGACTGGAAAAATTAACCGAACAAGCCACACAATTACATGGTAAGCACCTGTTTATATGGGGTGGATTGGATCAACACATTAAACCCGAAAACATTGCTACCATTATTAAGGCGGTGGAAGATGCCGGTAAGGATTATGTAAATACAACCTTTTCTTACGCCGATCATGGCTTTAACTGCGATGAACGAGCCAGCTACAACGAAGCCGCTTCAAAAGAAGCCTGGACTTTAACGCTGGCTTTCCTGAAAAATAGTTAA
- a CDS encoding heavy-metal-associated domain-containing protein, producing the protein MTHTYSVTGMTCAGCQYKVEHLLSQIPHVQHAAVNLDKGEVAVEMAQHVPTPTLQSALKDYPKYQLTDTPPIASPISGDDAAPKSWFETYKPIVLIFAYVFTASIIAGSTTLGFDDVLAMRVFMAGFFLVFSFFKMLNLDGFADSYAMYDVIARRFKSWGYIYALLELALGLAYATDFSPVLTNTVTLVVMTVSIIGVLQTVLNKKVIRCACLGAVFNLPMSTVTIVEDGLMIVMSAAMLVTLL; encoded by the coding sequence ATGACACATACCTATTCTGTAACCGGCATGACCTGTGCCGGCTGCCAATATAAAGTAGAACATTTGCTATCGCAGATACCCCATGTACAGCACGCTGCTGTTAATTTGGACAAGGGTGAAGTAGCCGTAGAAATGGCGCAGCATGTTCCAACCCCCACGCTGCAAAGCGCCTTGAAAGATTATCCGAAATATCAGCTTACCGATACGCCGCCAATAGCCAGTCCTATTAGTGGTGATGATGCTGCGCCTAAATCATGGTTTGAAACTTATAAGCCTATCGTGCTGATTTTTGCCTATGTGTTTACGGCATCTATCATTGCAGGCAGTACTACACTAGGTTTTGATGATGTATTGGCTATGCGGGTGTTTATGGCCGGCTTTTTCCTAGTGTTTTCGTTTTTCAAGATGTTGAACCTGGATGGCTTTGCCGATAGCTATGCGATGTATGATGTAATTGCCCGCCGCTTCAAAAGTTGGGGTTACATCTATGCGTTGCTGGAATTAGCCTTAGGCTTGGCTTATGCTACCGATTTTAGTCCGGTACTGACTAACACTGTTACTTTGGTAGTAATGACCGTAAGTATTATTGGCGTACTGCAAACCGTATTGAACAAAAAAGTTATACGTTGTGCCTGTTTAGGTGCGGTATTTAACCTACCCATGAGCACGGTAACTATTGTTGAGGATGGCCTAATGATAGTAATGAGTGCCGCCATGCTGGTGACTTTACTATAG
- a CDS encoding haloacid dehalogenase type II: MSAKPQLLIFDVNETLLNMEPVKVAITKALKSPFAFKQWFSWLLHYSLVDTVTQSYHTFSEIGQATLKMTAASLNTSIDEEEITHIVQLMQQLEPYPEVVKALDILQQAGYRMATLTNSTAEALQKQLAFAEIASYFERNLSIDGLNVYKPHPETYQAALKELNTAPADSMLIAAHGWDVAGALHAGLQAAFVEREGQALYPLSPPPHLIGKDLLTIAQDLAEL, from the coding sequence ATGTCGGCCAAGCCCCAGTTGTTAATTTTTGACGTTAATGAAACGCTACTGAATATGGAACCTGTAAAGGTAGCCATTACCAAAGCGCTTAAAAGTCCGTTTGCCTTTAAACAATGGTTTTCGTGGCTGTTACATTATTCGTTGGTAGATACCGTTACGCAAAGTTATCACACCTTTAGTGAAATTGGGCAGGCTACGTTAAAAATGACGGCAGCGAGCTTGAACACCTCTATTGATGAAGAAGAAATAACCCATATTGTACAATTGATGCAGCAACTAGAGCCCTACCCTGAAGTGGTTAAAGCGTTAGATATACTGCAACAAGCCGGTTATCGTATGGCTACGCTTACCAACTCTACTGCGGAGGCCTTACAAAAGCAGCTGGCTTTTGCTGAAATAGCTTCCTACTTTGAGCGCAACTTAAGCATTGACGGCCTCAACGTTTACAAACCGCACCCAGAAACTTACCAGGCTGCTTTAAAAGAGCTAAACACTGCACCAGCTGATAGTATGCTAATAGCCGCTCACGGTTGGGATGTGGCAGGTGCTCTGCACGCCGGATTGCAGGCAGCCTTTGTAGAACGGGAAGGGCAAGCCTTATACCCGCTCTCTCCTCCCCCGCATTTAATAGGGAAAGACTTACTAACTATTGCTCAAGATTTAGCCGAATTGTAA